In Nocardioides dokdonensis FR1436, the following are encoded in one genomic region:
- a CDS encoding ABC transporter ATP-binding protein, with protein MIELRGISFAYDPEQAPVLDRVDLAVGEGELVLVSGPTGVGKSTLLGVVTGLVPRFSGGTLDGDVLLDGASIVRTPPRERAHAIGYVGQDPARGFVTDTVEEELAYGMEQLGLPAATMRRRVEETLDLLGIADLRARDLRSLSGGQQQRVAIGAVLTMHPRLLVLDEPTSALDPTAAEEVLATLTRLVHDLGVSVLLAEHRLERVVPFADTMCLLPGDGRLLVGEPAELLRTSPVAPPIVELGRAAGWSPLPLSVREARRLARDLRPRLNGVPEEAVVVEAPRGAGLLARGVTVVHGATVAVREVDLHLPPGRVTALMGRNGSGKSSLLWALQGTGRRYAGSVAVAGTDPAALGATARRALVGLLPQNAADLLYLETVGEELAAGDPEGSPGACRALLDRLVPGIGDEGHPRDLSEGQRLALALALVVAARPTVVLLDEPTRGLDYAAKRELSRVLRALAADGHAVLVATHDVEFVALGADDAVVLAEGEVVSSGPARRVAIESPAFAPQVTKILGSPWLRVDEVVAALEPV; from the coding sequence ATGATCGAGCTGCGGGGCATCAGCTTCGCCTACGACCCCGAGCAGGCGCCGGTCCTCGACCGGGTCGACCTGGCGGTCGGGGAGGGCGAGCTGGTGCTCGTCTCCGGCCCCACCGGGGTCGGCAAGTCCACGCTCCTGGGGGTCGTGACCGGCCTGGTGCCCCGCTTCTCCGGCGGCACGCTGGACGGTGACGTGCTGCTCGACGGCGCCAGCATCGTGCGCACCCCGCCCCGCGAGCGCGCCCACGCCATCGGCTACGTCGGGCAGGACCCGGCCCGCGGGTTCGTCACCGACACCGTCGAGGAGGAGCTCGCCTACGGCATGGAGCAGCTGGGCCTGCCCGCCGCGACGATGCGCCGCCGCGTCGAGGAGACCCTCGACCTGCTCGGCATCGCCGACCTGCGCGCCCGCGACCTGCGCAGCCTGTCGGGCGGGCAGCAGCAGCGGGTCGCCATCGGCGCGGTGCTGACGATGCACCCGCGCCTGCTCGTGCTCGACGAGCCGACCTCCGCGCTCGACCCGACCGCTGCCGAGGAGGTGCTGGCCACCCTCACCCGGCTCGTGCACGACCTGGGTGTCTCGGTGCTGCTGGCCGAGCACCGGCTCGAGCGGGTGGTGCCCTTCGCCGACACCATGTGCCTGCTGCCCGGGGACGGCCGGCTGCTGGTGGGGGAGCCCGCCGAGCTGCTGCGCACCTCGCCGGTGGCCCCGCCCATCGTCGAGCTGGGGCGCGCCGCCGGCTGGTCGCCGCTCCCGCTCAGCGTCCGCGAGGCGCGCCGGCTCGCGCGCGACCTGCGACCCCGGCTGAACGGCGTACCCGAGGAGGCGGTGGTGGTCGAGGCGCCCCGTGGCGCCGGGCTCCTCGCGCGCGGCGTCACCGTCGTCCACGGCGCCACCGTCGCGGTCCGCGAGGTCGACCTGCACCTGCCGCCGGGGCGGGTCACCGCGCTGATGGGGCGCAACGGGTCAGGCAAGTCGTCCCTGCTGTGGGCGCTGCAGGGCACCGGTCGGCGGTACGCCGGCAGCGTCGCCGTCGCCGGGACCGACCCCGCGGCGCTGGGTGCGACCGCCCGGCGGGCGCTGGTCGGGCTGCTGCCCCAGAACGCCGCGGACCTGCTCTACCTCGAGACGGTCGGCGAGGAGCTCGCCGCCGGGGACCCCGAGGGCTCTCCGGGCGCCTGTCGCGCGCTGCTGGACCGGCTGGTGCCGGGCATCGGCGACGAGGGCCACCCCCGCGACCTCTCCGAGGGGCAGCGGCTGGCGCTCGCGCTCGCGCTGGTCGTCGCCGCGCGACCGACGGTGGTGCTCCTCGACGAACCGACCCGGGGTCTGGACTACGCCGCGAAGCGTGAGCTGTCCCGGGTGCTGCGCGCGCTGGCCGCCGACGGGCACGCGGTCCTCGTGGCCACCCACGACGTCGAGTTCGTGGCCCTGGGCGCCGACGACGCCGTGGTGCTGGCCGAGGGCGAGGTCGTCTCCTCCGGTCCGGCCCGCCGGGTCGCGATCGAGTCGCCCGCCTTCGCCCCGCAGGTCACCAAGATCCTGGGGTCGCCGTGGCTGCGCGTCGACGAGGTCGTCGCCGCCCTGGAGCCGGTGTGA
- a CDS encoding PQQ-dependent sugar dehydrogenase, with product MNRRLVAVLTGCALSVPLLSGCLEEGNTTDVRMIETTPSGTPLPTTPTPSPDPTGSSPSPQAPTSDPRLLDTVATGLEVPWGLDFMPDGDAVVTERDSGRVLLLRGEEHRVVEAGTVDEAAPEGEAGLLGVAVSPDFEEDRLLYLYVSTAEDNRVVRARLRGTRLGETEPVLTGIPNGFIHDGGRLEFGPDGFLYVSTGDAGEPSRAPDPDSLGGKILRITAGGDPAPGNPEPDSPVFSSGHRNVQGLAFVADRLWASEFGSDEADELNLVEGGEDHGWPEVEGTGGTEQGYTDPQLTWETGEASPSGLAFAAGHLWLAALQGERLWRVEVDRDGATASEPTAYFVGEHGRMRTVAEAPDGSLWVTTSNRDGRGSPDADDDRILRIRP from the coding sequence GTGAACCGGCGCCTGGTCGCCGTCCTCACCGGCTGCGCGCTCAGCGTGCCGCTGCTGTCCGGCTGCCTCGAGGAGGGCAACACGACCGACGTGCGGATGATCGAGACGACCCCGAGCGGTACGCCGCTGCCGACCACCCCGACGCCGTCCCCGGACCCGACGGGCTCCTCGCCGTCCCCCCAGGCTCCAACGTCCGACCCGCGGCTGCTCGACACCGTGGCGACCGGTCTCGAGGTCCCCTGGGGGCTGGACTTCATGCCCGACGGCGATGCCGTGGTGACCGAGCGCGACAGCGGCCGGGTGCTGCTGCTGCGGGGCGAGGAGCACCGTGTCGTCGAGGCCGGCACCGTCGACGAGGCCGCCCCCGAGGGCGAGGCGGGGCTGCTCGGCGTGGCGGTCTCCCCCGACTTCGAGGAGGACCGGCTGCTCTACCTCTACGTCAGCACCGCCGAGGACAACCGCGTGGTGCGGGCCCGGCTGCGCGGCACCCGGCTCGGCGAGACGGAGCCGGTGCTGACCGGCATCCCCAACGGGTTCATCCACGACGGGGGTCGTCTCGAGTTCGGCCCCGACGGCTTCCTCTACGTCTCCACCGGCGACGCGGGCGAGCCCTCGCGGGCGCCGGACCCCGACAGCCTCGGCGGGAAGATCCTGCGGATCACCGCCGGCGGCGACCCCGCGCCCGGCAACCCGGAGCCCGACAGCCCGGTCTTCTCGTCGGGGCACCGCAACGTGCAGGGCCTGGCCTTCGTCGCTGACCGGTTGTGGGCCTCGGAGTTCGGCTCCGACGAGGCCGACGAGCTCAACCTCGTCGAGGGCGGCGAGGACCACGGCTGGCCCGAGGTCGAGGGCACCGGCGGGACCGAGCAGGGCTACACCGATCCGCAGCTGACCTGGGAGACCGGCGAGGCCTCCCCGTCGGGGCTGGCGTTCGCAGCCGGTCACCTGTGGCTCGCGGCGCTCCAGGGCGAGCGGTTGTGGCGCGTCGAGGTCGACCGCGACGGGGCCACGGCCAGCGAGCCGACGGCGTACTTCGTCGGGGAGCACGGTCGGATGCGCACCGTGGCCGAGGCGCCCGACGGGTCGCTGTGGGTGACCACCAGCAACCGCGACGGCCGGGGCTCCCCTGACGCCGACGACGACCGGATCCTCAGGATCCGTCCCTGA
- a CDS encoding alpha/beta fold hydrolase, translated as MPTSEARTSTSPSLAFRDVLSDDGTRLRAWTNDPDQTMSGPTVVLCNGLGTSPYAWPALLRPDCGVRVVSWYHRGVGGSDRPLDRKHCGIADIVDDGLSVMDAFGIDRAVLMGWSMGVNAMFELALHHPERVSGLFAVAGVPGDTFATMLAPLRLPRPVVRTLTVTLAHAAKHAGSALTPISTRLPVGRRTIAALSHTGFMLPVSEPDMAARAVREFLTTPLDWYFHLALRTSQHSRVSLRRIRVPAAFVAGTWDVLAGARDMASAAARLPDATFHELPGSHFLSLERPDELHALLLDFLERVG; from the coding sequence ATGCCGACCTCCGAGGCCCGCACCAGCACCTCGCCCTCGCTCGCGTTCCGTGACGTGCTCTCCGACGACGGCACCCGGCTGCGCGCCTGGACCAACGACCCCGACCAGACCATGAGCGGCCCGACAGTGGTGCTCTGCAACGGCCTGGGCACCAGCCCCTACGCCTGGCCCGCGCTGCTGCGTCCCGACTGCGGCGTGCGTGTCGTGTCCTGGTACCACCGCGGTGTCGGCGGCTCCGACCGGCCGCTGGACCGCAAGCACTGCGGCATCGCCGACATCGTCGACGACGGCCTCTCGGTCATGGACGCCTTCGGGATCGACCGGGCGGTGCTGATGGGCTGGTCGATGGGCGTGAACGCCATGTTCGAGCTGGCCCTGCACCACCCCGAGCGGGTCAGCGGCCTGTTCGCCGTCGCGGGCGTGCCGGGCGACACCTTCGCCACGATGCTGGCCCCGCTGCGCCTGCCCCGCCCGGTGGTCCGCACGCTCACCGTCACCCTCGCGCACGCCGCCAAGCACGCCGGGTCCGCGCTGACCCCGATCTCCACCCGCCTGCCCGTGGGCCGGCGCACCATCGCGGCGCTGAGCCACACCGGGTTCATGCTGCCGGTCAGCGAGCCCGACATGGCGGCGAGGGCGGTCCGCGAGTTCCTCACCACGCCACTGGACTGGTACTTCCACCTGGCGCTGCGCACCTCCCAGCACTCGCGGGTCTCGCTGCGCCGGATCCGGGTGCCCGCCGCCTTCGTCGCCGGCACCTGGGACGTCCTGGCCGGCGCCCGCGACATGGCCAGCGCCGCCGCCCGCCTGCCGGACGCCACCTTCCACGAGCTCCCGGGCAGCCACTTCCTGTCCCTGGAGCGTCCTGACGAGCTGCACGCCCTGCTGCTCGACTTCCTCGAGCGCGTCGGGTGA
- a CDS encoding EamA family transporter, which translates to MSPVWLVLVGIASVQLGASFAKSIFDEIAPTTMVWLRLASSVLVLALVVRPRVRGRSRRDWAVVVAFGLSLGLMNWAIYQSFARIPLGVAVTIEFIGPLSLAVLGSRRARDLVWVALAGLGVALLGFDGADLTWAGVGFALLAGGAWAAYILLSAETGRHWEGVDGLVLASLVAALLLMPFAVGVGGTDLLDPRILLIGAAVGLLSSVIPYSCELVALRRLRPAVFGILMSLEPAAAALAGIVVLGELLGAVQYAAVACVVLASIGATRSQRRPVTLID; encoded by the coding sequence ATGTCACCGGTGTGGCTGGTCCTCGTCGGCATCGCCTCGGTGCAGCTGGGCGCGAGCTTCGCCAAGTCGATCTTCGACGAGATCGCGCCCACCACGATGGTGTGGCTGCGCCTGGCCTCCAGCGTGCTGGTGCTCGCCCTGGTGGTGCGTCCCCGGGTCCGCGGTCGCAGCCGGCGTGACTGGGCGGTGGTCGTCGCGTTCGGGCTCAGCCTGGGACTGATGAACTGGGCCATCTACCAGTCCTTCGCGCGGATCCCGCTCGGCGTCGCGGTCACGATCGAGTTCATCGGCCCGCTCAGCCTCGCGGTCCTCGGCTCCCGGCGCGCACGAGACCTCGTGTGGGTCGCGCTGGCCGGGCTCGGCGTGGCGCTCCTGGGCTTCGACGGCGCCGACCTGACCTGGGCCGGGGTCGGCTTCGCGCTCCTGGCCGGCGGCGCGTGGGCGGCCTACATCCTGTTGAGCGCGGAGACCGGGCGGCACTGGGAGGGCGTCGACGGCCTGGTGCTGGCCAGCCTCGTGGCGGCCCTGCTGCTGATGCCCTTCGCGGTCGGGGTCGGCGGCACCGACCTGCTCGACCCGCGCATCCTGCTCATCGGCGCCGCCGTCGGCCTGCTGTCCTCGGTGATCCCCTACAGCTGCGAGCTGGTGGCGCTGCGCCGCCTGCGCCCGGCCGTCTTCGGCATCCTGATGAGCCTCGAGCCGGCCGCGGCCGCCCTGGCCGGGATCGTCGTGCTCGGCGAGCTGCTCGGAGCGGTGCAGTACGCCGCCGTCGCGTGCGTGGTGCTGGCGAGCATCGGCGCGACCCGCTCCCAGCGGCGGCCGGTCACCCTGATCGACTGA
- a CDS encoding glycosyl hydrolase produces MTDRAASRTVLMVGTRKGLWIGTADDQREEWSFTGPHFDMQEVYSCLVDPRSSDQDGRPRLVAGASSSWFGTQVHTSDDLGTGWRAGAQPLAFPEDVDASVERIWQLSAGSEAGVLWAGTEPGAVFRSRDDGESWSLERALWDHPHRTQWSAGFGGQAFHTVLPHPDDPGSVLTALSTGGVYRSTDDGASWHPRNQGIRAEFLPEGEQYPEFGQCVHKVARHPSRPERLFAQNHGGVYRSDDEGGTWESIADGLPADFGFPVVVHPHEPDTLYVFPLGGAGGRYPPEGRARVWCSRDAGASWTELGEGLPDGFFVGVLRDAMCADDHASAGLYIGGRNGSVWASADAGETWRSIVTDLPDVVCVRAASF; encoded by the coding sequence ATGACGGATCGGGCGGCGAGCAGGACGGTGCTGATGGTCGGCACCCGCAAAGGGCTCTGGATCGGGACGGCCGACGACCAGCGCGAGGAGTGGTCCTTCACCGGGCCGCACTTCGACATGCAGGAGGTCTACTCCTGCCTCGTCGACCCCCGCAGCAGCGACCAGGACGGGCGGCCGCGGCTGGTCGCGGGGGCGTCGTCGAGCTGGTTCGGCACCCAGGTGCACACCTCCGACGACCTCGGGACCGGGTGGCGGGCGGGCGCGCAGCCGCTGGCCTTCCCCGAGGACGTCGACGCCTCGGTGGAGCGCATCTGGCAGCTCAGCGCCGGCAGCGAGGCGGGGGTCCTGTGGGCCGGCACCGAGCCGGGCGCGGTCTTCCGCTCGCGCGACGACGGGGAGAGCTGGTCCCTGGAGCGTGCGCTGTGGGACCACCCGCACCGAACCCAGTGGTCCGCCGGGTTCGGCGGCCAGGCGTTCCACACCGTGCTGCCGCACCCCGACGACCCGGGGTCGGTGCTCACGGCACTGTCGACCGGCGGCGTCTACCGCAGCACCGACGACGGCGCCTCCTGGCACCCGCGCAACCAGGGCATCCGCGCCGAGTTCCTGCCCGAGGGCGAGCAGTACCCCGAGTTCGGCCAGTGCGTGCACAAGGTCGCGCGCCACCCCTCCCGCCCCGAGCGGCTCTTCGCCCAGAACCACGGCGGGGTCTACCGCTCCGACGACGAGGGCGGCACCTGGGAGTCCATCGCCGACGGGCTGCCCGCCGACTTCGGCTTCCCGGTCGTGGTCCACCCGCACGAGCCCGACACCCTCTACGTCTTCCCGCTCGGCGGCGCCGGCGGACGCTACCCACCCGAGGGTCGGGCCCGCGTGTGGTGCTCGCGCGACGCCGGGGCGAGCTGGACCGAGCTGGGGGAGGGCCTGCCCGACGGCTTCTTCGTCGGGGTCCTGCGCGACGCCATGTGTGCGGACGACCACGCCTCGGCCGGCCTCTACATCGGCGGCCGCAACGGCTCCGTCTGGGCCTCCGCCGACGCGGGGGAGACCTGGCGCAGCATCGTGACCGACCTGCCCGACGTCGTCTGCGTGCGCGCCGCCTCGTTCTAG
- a CDS encoding glycoside hydrolase family 65 protein, with protein MDRGRFPVHPWRLVERGHRAADLGVTETLFAVANGYLGMRANPEEGRDAHAHGTFVNGFHETWPIRHAESAFGFAQTGQTIVNVPDAKLMKLYVDDEPLILGTADLERYERSLDFRDGVLRRSLVWRTPSGKRVKVESTRMVSMTQRHLALLSLTVTMLEGDAPITISSQLLNRQDGTDEYHDPRAAMGEGIDPRKASAFEDRVLVPRLHSAQDERMMLGYSCANSRMTIAVAADHQLTTTDPSEVVRRAEADLTKMVFRVEATEGQPVRLQKTVAYHTSRGVPVRELADRCERTLDRSRRHGLDHYLDEQRDWYADFWSGADVEVTSPDADDEQIAVQQAIRFNLFSLAQATARADQQGVPAKGVTGSGYEGHYFWDSEIYVAPFLTYTQPHLARNLLHFRSRMLPAARHRAREMAQNGALFPWRTINGEEASAYYAAGTAQVHIDADVAHALTKYVAASGDVGFLVRDGIDILVETSRMWADLGFWRSNGTPSFHIHGVTGPDEYTTVVNNNLFTNVMARDNLEQAVAAVDMVRREHPEDFTQICARLDLRDDEVEEWARCAAGMHIPFDEGLGIHPQADAFLDREVWDLSQTPDRLRPLLLHYHPLVIYRFQVLKQADVVLALFLQGDRFTAEEKRADFEYYDPITTGDSTLSAVVQSVVAAEVGYADAAWSYFCNALYVDLANLHGNTDDGLHIASAGGVWAALVNGFAGMRDHGGRLSFDPRLPDAFPVLRCSLRWQQHRLRLELTATRLLVTMVEGTGPVHLSVRGTEHTVSAERPLEIDLDARGTRLPHPLDERPQLGGTRADGSRITAGVPAPTI; from the coding sequence ATGGACCGGGGCCGCTTCCCGGTGCATCCCTGGCGCCTGGTCGAGCGCGGCCACCGCGCCGCGGATCTCGGGGTCACCGAGACGCTCTTCGCCGTGGCCAACGGCTACCTCGGCATGCGTGCCAACCCCGAGGAGGGCCGTGACGCGCACGCCCACGGCACCTTCGTCAACGGCTTCCACGAGACCTGGCCGATCCGGCACGCCGAGTCCGCCTTCGGCTTCGCCCAGACCGGGCAGACGATCGTCAACGTCCCCGACGCCAAGCTGATGAAGCTCTACGTCGACGACGAGCCGCTGATCCTGGGCACCGCCGACCTCGAGCGCTACGAGCGCTCGCTGGACTTCCGCGACGGCGTGCTGCGCCGCTCCCTGGTGTGGCGCACCCCGTCGGGCAAGCGGGTCAAGGTCGAGTCCACCCGGATGGTCTCGATGACCCAGCGCCACCTCGCGCTGCTGAGCCTGACGGTCACGATGCTCGAGGGCGACGCGCCGATCACGATCTCGTCGCAGCTGCTCAACCGCCAGGACGGCACCGACGAGTACCACGACCCGCGGGCGGCGATGGGTGAGGGCATCGACCCCCGCAAGGCCTCGGCGTTCGAGGACCGGGTGCTCGTGCCGCGGCTGCACTCGGCCCAGGACGAGCGGATGATGCTCGGCTACAGCTGTGCCAACTCGCGGATGACGATCGCAGTGGCTGCCGACCACCAGCTCACCACCACCGATCCCAGCGAGGTCGTGCGCCGTGCCGAGGCCGACCTGACCAAGATGGTCTTCCGCGTCGAGGCGACCGAGGGCCAGCCGGTGCGGCTGCAGAAGACCGTGGCCTACCACACCTCGCGCGGTGTCCCCGTGCGCGAGCTGGCCGACCGTTGCGAGCGCACCCTCGACCGGTCCCGACGTCACGGCCTGGACCACTACCTCGACGAGCAGCGCGACTGGTACGCCGACTTCTGGTCGGGCGCCGACGTCGAGGTCACCTCGCCGGACGCCGACGACGAGCAGATCGCGGTGCAGCAGGCGATCCGCTTCAACCTGTTCTCACTGGCCCAGGCCACCGCGCGCGCCGACCAGCAGGGCGTGCCCGCCAAGGGCGTGACGGGGTCCGGCTACGAGGGCCACTACTTCTGGGACAGCGAGATCTACGTCGCGCCGTTCCTGACCTACACCCAGCCGCACCTGGCCCGGAACCTGCTGCACTTCCGCAGCCGGATGCTGCCCGCCGCCCGGCACCGGGCCCGCGAGATGGCCCAGAACGGCGCCCTCTTCCCCTGGCGCACCATCAACGGCGAGGAGGCCTCGGCCTACTACGCCGCCGGCACCGCCCAGGTGCACATCGACGCCGACGTCGCGCACGCGCTGACCAAGTACGTCGCGGCGTCCGGCGACGTGGGCTTCCTGGTGCGCGACGGCATCGACATCCTCGTGGAGACCTCCCGGATGTGGGCCGACCTCGGGTTCTGGCGCAGCAACGGCACCCCGTCCTTCCACATCCACGGCGTGACCGGCCCCGACGAGTACACGACGGTGGTCAACAACAACCTGTTCACCAACGTGATGGCCCGCGACAACCTCGAGCAGGCGGTGGCCGCCGTCGACATGGTGCGCCGCGAGCATCCCGAGGACTTCACGCAGATCTGCGCCCGCCTCGATCTGCGCGACGACGAGGTCGAGGAGTGGGCCCGCTGCGCCGCCGGCATGCACATCCCCTTCGACGAGGGCCTGGGCATCCACCCGCAGGCCGACGCGTTCCTCGACCGGGAGGTGTGGGACCTCTCGCAGACCCCGGACCGGCTGCGCCCCCTGCTCCTGCACTACCACCCGCTGGTGATCTACCGCTTCCAGGTGCTCAAGCAGGCCGACGTGGTCCTGGCGCTCTTCCTGCAGGGCGACCGCTTCACCGCGGAGGAGAAGCGCGCCGACTTCGAGTACTACGACCCGATCACCACCGGCGACTCGACGCTCTCAGCGGTGGTCCAGTCGGTGGTGGCGGCCGAGGTGGGCTACGCCGACGCGGCCTGGAGCTACTTCTGCAACGCGCTCTACGTGGACCTGGCCAACCTGCACGGCAACACCGACGACGGACTGCACATCGCCTCCGCGGGCGGGGTGTGGGCGGCGCTGGTCAACGGCTTCGCGGGGATGCGCGACCACGGCGGCCGGCTGTCCTTCGACCCGCGCCTGCCCGACGCCTTCCCGGTGCTGCGCTGCTCGTTGCGCTGGCAGCAGCACCGCCTGCGCCTCGAGCTGACGGCGACCCGGCTGCTGGTCACCATGGTCGAGGGCACCGGTCCGGTGCACCTGAGCGTGCGCGGCACCGAGCACACGGTGAGCGCCGAGCGACCTCTCGAGATCGACCTCGACGCCCGCGGGACCCGGCTCCCGCACCCGCTCGACGAGCGGCCGCAGCTCGGCGGCACCCGTGCCGACGGCAGCCGGATCACCGCGGGGGTGCCGGCCCCCACGATCTGA
- a CDS encoding HAD family hydrolase, with protein sequence MPVTWTDHDAVLLDLDGVITPTAEVHMRAWSEMFNAFLDSYDGAATDLSTYTDADYFAHVDGKPRYDGVRDFLTSRGIELPEERVRELGDRKNDAFNDVLARDGVVAYPGSVALLDHLRDLGVPLAVVSSSANAPAVLAAAGLADRFGTVVSGAVAAELGLPGKPAPDTFVHAARELGAAVERSVVFEDAVSGVRAGAAGGFALVIGVDRGAGAETLSEAGAHLVVGDLAELVPGADA encoded by the coding sequence ATGCCTGTGACCTGGACCGACCACGACGCCGTGCTCCTCGACCTCGACGGGGTGATCACCCCGACCGCCGAGGTGCACATGCGCGCCTGGTCGGAGATGTTCAACGCCTTCCTGGACTCCTACGACGGCGCGGCCACCGACCTCTCGACCTACACCGACGCCGACTACTTCGCCCACGTGGACGGCAAGCCCCGCTACGACGGGGTGCGCGACTTCCTCACCTCGCGCGGCATCGAGCTGCCCGAGGAGCGGGTCCGCGAGCTCGGCGACCGCAAGAACGACGCGTTCAACGACGTCCTGGCCCGCGACGGCGTCGTGGCCTACCCCGGGTCCGTCGCCCTGCTGGACCACCTGCGCGACCTCGGGGTGCCGCTGGCGGTCGTCTCGTCCTCGGCCAACGCCCCCGCTGTGCTCGCGGCGGCCGGGCTGGCCGACCGCTTCGGCACCGTCGTCAGTGGTGCGGTCGCGGCGGAGCTGGGCCTGCCCGGCAAGCCCGCACCCGACACCTTCGTGCACGCCGCCCGCGAGCTCGGAGCGGCCGTCGAGCGCTCGGTCGTCTTCGAGGACGCCGTCTCCGGGGTCCGCGCCGGCGCTGCCGGGGGTTTCGCGCTGGTGATCGGCGTCGACCGCGGTGCCGGCGCCGAGACCCTGAGCGAGGCGGGCGCCCACCTGGTCGTCGGCGACCTCGCCGAGCTGGTCCCCGGAGCCGACGCGTGA
- the ilvD gene encoding dihydroxy-acid dehydratase has translation MTGPSERPDLKPRSRDVTDGIERAASRGMLRAVGMGDDDWEKPQIGVASSWNEITPCNLSLDRLAKAVKNGVHAAGGYPLEFGTISVSDGISMGHEGMHFSLVSREVIADSVEVVMSAERLDGSVLLAGCDKSLPGMLMAAARLDLASVFMYAGSIMPGQVDGEDVTIIDAFEAVGACLAGKITREQLDRVERAICPGEGACGGMYTANTMAAVGEALGMSLPGSAAPPAVDRRRDGFAHRSGEAVVEMLRQGITARQIMTMEAFENAITVVMALGGSTNAVLHLLAIAREAEVPLTIDDFNRIGDKVPHLGDLKPFGRYVMNDVDKIGGIPVVMKALLDAGLMHGDVMTVTGRTMAENLEALAPPALDDDVIRSLSRPIHATGGLTILKGSLAPEGAVVKTAGFDETVFVGTARVFDGERAAMDALTAGEIKAKDVVVIRYEGPKGGPGMREMLAITGAIKGAGLGKDVLLLTDGRFSGGTTGLCVGHVAPEAVDGGPIAFVRDGDTITLDVLNRSLEVEQGEDWESRKEGWEPNPPKYTRGVLGKYAKTVSSAAHGAVTG, from the coding sequence ATGACCGGACCGTCCGAGCGCCCCGACCTCAAGCCCCGTTCCCGCGACGTCACCGACGGCATCGAGCGCGCTGCCTCGCGCGGCATGCTGCGCGCCGTCGGGATGGGCGACGACGACTGGGAGAAGCCCCAGATCGGTGTCGCCTCCAGCTGGAACGAGATCACCCCCTGCAACCTCTCGCTGGACCGCCTGGCGAAGGCCGTGAAGAACGGCGTGCACGCCGCCGGCGGCTACCCGTTGGAGTTCGGCACCATCTCGGTCTCCGACGGGATCTCGATGGGCCACGAGGGCATGCACTTCTCGCTGGTCTCCCGTGAGGTCATCGCCGACTCCGTCGAGGTCGTGATGAGTGCCGAGCGCCTCGACGGCTCGGTGCTGCTCGCCGGCTGCGACAAGTCGCTGCCCGGCATGCTGATGGCCGCGGCCCGCCTCGACCTCGCGTCGGTGTTCATGTACGCCGGTTCGATCATGCCCGGCCAGGTCGACGGCGAGGACGTCACGATCATCGACGCCTTCGAGGCCGTCGGTGCCTGCCTGGCCGGCAAGATCACCCGGGAGCAGCTCGACCGCGTCGAGCGGGCGATCTGCCCGGGCGAGGGCGCCTGCGGCGGCATGTACACCGCCAACACCATGGCGGCGGTCGGCGAGGCCCTCGGCATGTCGCTGCCCGGCTCGGCCGCCCCGCCCGCCGTCGACCGGCGTCGCGACGGGTTCGCCCACCGCTCCGGCGAGGCTGTCGTCGAGATGCTGCGCCAGGGCATCACCGCGCGCCAGATCATGACGATGGAGGCCTTCGAGAACGCCATCACCGTGGTGATGGCCCTCGGTGGCTCCACCAACGCCGTGCTGCACCTGCTCGCGATCGCCCGCGAGGCCGAGGTGCCGCTGACGATCGACGACTTCAACCGGATCGGCGACAAGGTCCCGCACCTCGGCGACCTCAAGCCCTTCGGCCGCTACGTGATGAACGACGTCGACAAGATCGGCGGCATCCCGGTGGTCATGAAGGCGCTGCTCGACGCCGGGCTGATGCACGGCGACGTCATGACCGTCACCGGCCGCACCATGGCCGAGAACCTCGAGGCGCTGGCCCCGCCGGCGCTCGACGACGACGTCATCCGCAGCCTCTCGCGCCCGATCCACGCCACCGGCGGCCTCACGATCCTCAAGGGGTCGCTGGCCCCCGAGGGTGCGGTCGTCAAGACGGCCGGCTTCGACGAGACGGTCTTCGTGGGCACCGCCCGCGTCTTCGACGGCGAGCGCGCCGCGATGGACGCGCTCACCGCCGGCGAGATCAAGGCCAAGGACGTCGTGGTGATCCGCTACGAGGGCCCCAAGGGCGGTCCCGGGATGCGCGAGATGCTCGCCATCACCGGCGCCATCAAGGGTGCCGGCCTCGGCAAGGACGTGCTCCTGCTCACCGACGGGCGATTCTCCGGCGGCACCACCGGCCTGTGCGTGGGCCACGTGGCGCCCGAGGCGGTCGACGGTGGCCCGATCGCGTTCGTCCGCGACGGCGACACGATCACCCTCGACGTCCTCAACCGCTCCCTCGAGGTGGAGCAGGGCGAGGACTGGGAGTCGCGCAAGGAGGGCTGGGAGCCGAACCCGCCGAAGTACACCCGCGGGGTCCTGGGCAAGTACGCCAAGACGGTCTCCTCCGCCGCCCACGGCGCGGTCACCGGCTGA